Proteins encoded together in one Bacteroidota bacterium window:
- a CDS encoding ChbG/HpnK family deacetylase, with product MKKHLIINADDFGWDKDATEGILTLARRGKITSTSIMANFVDYKSVASLLLNNNISIGFHINLLSGEPVSPLPQVQTLIGEDGNFLSLPKLLIRAAIGGVDKEELENEILAQLNFLIAMNVPISHADSHKHVLQCPFIGPMITEILKDTEIKKTRNCKVTDWHNKKMAIVRAFSMLTASNLNTFIKPQALISTFSEKAEANMSIFKEAIDQAFNKYSIVEFMTHPAINNREGSYLNRKAEYEFWLNENWLSYLVENDIDLISYNQLKA from the coding sequence ATGAAAAAACATTTGATCATCAATGCTGACGATTTTGGATGGGATAAGGACGCCACCGAAGGGATTCTCACTTTAGCCAGAAGAGGCAAAATCACCTCCACTTCCATAATGGCTAATTTTGTTGATTATAAATCGGTTGCGTCATTACTTTTGAATAATAACATTTCCATAGGTTTTCATATAAACCTGCTCAGTGGCGAACCTGTATCTCCTCTCCCGCAGGTACAAACCCTTATTGGTGAAGACGGAAATTTCCTGTCCTTGCCCAAATTGCTTATCCGTGCTGCTATAGGCGGGGTTGATAAGGAAGAATTGGAAAATGAAATTCTTGCCCAACTCAACTTTCTCATAGCTATGAATGTACCGATATCCCATGCCGACAGCCATAAACATGTGCTTCAGTGCCCCTTTATCGGACCTATGATAACTGAAATTTTAAAAGATACGGAGATTAAAAAAACCAGAAATTGCAAAGTCACGGACTGGCACAACAAGAAAATGGCCATTGTCCGTGCATTTTCCATGTTAACCGCATCAAACCTCAACACATTCATTAAGCCTCAGGCGCTGATTTCCACTTTCTCCGAAAAGGCGGAAGCCAACATGAGCATATTTAAAGAAGCTATAGATCAGGCGTTTAATAAATATTCGATTGTCGAATTTATGACCCACCCTGCAATAAACAACAGGGAAGGATCATACCTCAACCGTAAAGCGGAATACGAATTCTGGTTAAACGAGAACTGGTTATCCTACCTGGTTGAAAATGATATTGACCTTATCTCTTACAATCAGCTGAAAGCCTAG
- a CDS encoding glycosyltransferase family 2 protein has product MSYTIKFVSIVVPSYNEEGNTKLLAEKIIQVMDSLNYAYEVIFVNDGSMDNTWDVIENMSARKPELKGIDLAGNYGQTIALRAGFEQAKGDVVIAMDGDMQHDPVYIPELLKNIEEGYEMVGGAKAKRPDGIFKSFIANIAHHIICRISGVQLSYFGATFKAYRSYLLKNANLLGDSHRFLGAMVARKGIRVKEIPIEIKTRHAGKSNYHLSKMFAVIIDLVFLKFFISYINKPFRLFGVVGGIIFLIGAIFNGYYLFGSIFLHFNLRVDYVAEFLFSIALILVGLILISFGLIAEIGIHNYYVQGKHSPFVIRKKTGINQQL; this is encoded by the coding sequence ATGTCATACACCATCAAATTTGTATCTATAGTTGTTCCCAGTTATAACGAAGAAGGTAACACCAAACTTCTGGCAGAAAAAATAATTCAGGTTATGGATTCTTTGAACTATGCTTATGAGGTGATTTTTGTAAATGATGGAAGTATGGATAACACCTGGGATGTTATTGAAAATATGTCTGCAAGAAAGCCGGAACTTAAAGGCATAGACCTTGCAGGCAACTACGGACAAACAATTGCCCTAAGGGCCGGATTTGAACAGGCCAAAGGGGATGTGGTCATTGCCATGGATGGCGACATGCAGCATGACCCGGTTTATATTCCCGAATTACTGAAAAATATTGAAGAAGGATACGAGATGGTGGGCGGTGCCAAAGCCAAAAGGCCTGACGGGATATTTAAAAGTTTCATCGCCAATATTGCCCATCACATAATCTGTAGAATTTCAGGCGTTCAACTTAGTTACTTCGGAGCTACATTTAAGGCATACAGGAGTTATCTTTTGAAAAATGCCAACCTTTTAGGCGATTCGCACCGCTTTTTGGGCGCAATGGTTGCCCGGAAAGGAATCAGGGTTAAAGAAATACCCATTGAAATTAAAACCCGTCATGCAGGAAAAAGCAACTATCACCTTAGCAAAATGTTTGCAGTCATTATAGATCTCGTTTTTTTGAAATTTTTTATTTCCTACATCAATAAGCCCTTCAGGTTATTTGGGGTAGTTGGAGGAATTATATTCCTGATTGGGGCAATTTTCAATGGTTATTACCTTTTTGGAAGCATCTTTTTACATTTTAACCTGCGGGTGGATTATGTGGCTGAATTTCTTTTTTCAATCGCCCTTATTTTAGTTGGTTTAATTCTGATTAGTTTTGGCCTGATTGCAGAAATAGGTATTCACAATTATTATGTCCAGGGGAAACACAGTCCTTTTGTAATCCGTAAAAAAACAGGAATAAACCAACAATTATAA
- a CDS encoding lysylphosphatidylglycerol synthase transmembrane domain-containing protein, with amino-acid sequence MEFHFTPSERLKKILKVIVKVIISSIALYIVLKNIDLKRTKIILSQSNMLWLLFALIFFNFSQMISSFRLNYFFKAIGLSLSSNYNMKLYYVGMFYNLFLPGGIGGDGYKVYLLNKHHKTPVKDLIWASLLDRGTGLVSLIILALIALIFSRAYLAMAGFRYLVYVALVFILPVYYLFVKIAFPKFVGVFKNTNFLALVVNTVETVGMIAILLALHVHAQYSDYLVLFFIADIAAVIPFTIGGVGARELIFLLGCKYLSIDVNTGVAFSLIFFLITALSSFTGAFLNVQESENN; translated from the coding sequence ATGGAATTTCACTTTACTCCATCTGAGCGGTTAAAAAAGATATTAAAGGTCATTGTTAAAGTAATTATTTCATCTATAGCTTTATACATTGTTCTAAAAAATATAGACCTGAAAAGAACCAAAATCATTCTTAGTCAGTCAAATATGTTATGGCTTTTGTTCGCCTTGATATTTTTTAATTTCAGTCAGATGATTAGTTCTTTCAGGCTGAATTATTTTTTTAAAGCCATAGGTCTTTCTTTAAGTTCAAATTATAACATGAAATTGTATTATGTCGGGATGTTTTATAATTTGTTTCTTCCCGGTGGAATTGGGGGGGACGGGTACAAGGTATACTTGCTGAATAAACATCATAAAACACCGGTCAAAGATCTGATTTGGGCCAGTTTGCTTGACCGTGGAACCGGCCTGGTCTCATTGATTATCCTGGCATTGATTGCATTGATTTTCAGCAGGGCTTACCTGGCGATGGCCGGTTTCCGTTACCTGGTTTACGTTGCCCTGGTATTTATCCTTCCGGTTTATTATCTCTTCGTAAAAATTGCATTTCCAAAGTTTGTGGGTGTATTCAAAAACACCAATTTCCTGGCATTGGTGGTCAATACGGTTGAAACGGTTGGCATGATTGCCATTTTGCTGGCTTTGCATGTTCATGCGCAATACAGCGATTATCTGGTGCTCTTTTTTATAGCAGATATTGCAGCGGTCATTCCTTTTACCATTGGGGGAGTAGGAGCCAGGGAACTGATATTTTTGCTGGGTTGCAAGTACCTCAGCATTGACGTCAACACCGGCGTAGCCTTCAGCCTTATCTTTTTCCTGATTACTGCCCTTAGTTCATTCACCGGCGCTTTTTTAAATGTTCAGGAAAGCGAAAATAACTAA